TCTGGTTAAGAACAAGATTTCTGTTTATGAGATGTACCAGGATCTGCGGATCAAAGGCGTCAATGCCGATGTGGATGTGGCTGAAAAACTGCGGATTCCGGTGGGCAGTATCCTCATGCTCGTCGAGCTTAACGTCTATGACCAGAGCGGTTTGCCCTTTGGATGGGGCAAGCTTTATATCCTGCCGGATAAAACACGGTTTTTTGCCAAGACAGAGTAGGAGGAATCGTCGTGAAAGAGTACGAAAACATCGTAGAGGACATTAAAAATAAGATCATTAATAATAAACTGGTCGCTGGGGATAAACTGCCCTCCATTAAGGAAATGACTAAAATTTATAACGTGAGCAGTATTACTGTGCGCAACAGCCTGTCCATCTTGTCTAATGAAGGCTATATCGAAACCCGGGAGCGTTCCGGCTGCTATGTAAAGGAGAGCGAAAACGACCTGTTCCACATGTTTTTTAACGAGATCACCAATATTAAGGAGACTATCCTGGACACCAAGATACTGAGTATCTCCCAGATCTTTGACTTCAATGGCCTGGAGGAATTTGACAGCCAGAGCAGTGAGCAGATCCAGACCATTAAAATTCGCCGGACCTTCAATTCCTATCTTGATGCGCCGGTATCCTATGATATTAAATACCTCCTGCACCACTTCAGCGGTGACACGAAGAAAATGTTTTATTACGACAACCTGCGCCGGATCGACTATTTTCTGGAAAAGGAAATCAACAAGACTCTTGAAGTCCGTATGATCCGTCCAACCCAGGACATCATAAACGCACTGAGTATCTCAGAGAGCACCCCGGTGTTTTATTTTAAACAGAAATACTACGATAAATATGACCAATTGGTAGCCGTTGGCCAGACCTACACCATCGCGGACAGCATACAGGTGGTGGCCACGAGCCGGAATGGTGTTTGAGGAGGAAGTCAATCATGATCAATATGGTTGTATTTTTGGGGATCAATGGCGATTCTAACGGCGCAGATAATTACCAATATAATTAAAAACATTGCGGGAAGACCGCCAATATTTGAAAGCATTTTTATACCAGTGATCCCCTCGCTGACAGACATCATAATCCAAGTTACAATACCTACAACGACTACCCATATCATAATAAGAAATTTAGGCGGTTCAGGCGACTCAGGAGAGATACCCTTACTGCAAAGACTGGAGATGGCAAGAGTAGTGGAATCTGATGCTGTAACAAGCGAGATCAGAACCGCAATCAGATAGATTGGAATAAGAAAGGCCTCAAGGTGTAAATTGTTAAAAAGTTGATAAATTACATTTTCATATCCAGTGTTAAAGGCTTCGATCAGGCCAGAAGAGGGATTGTTCATCAAACTGTTAATCGTAGCGCCTGAGATAATGGTGAACCAAATAATGCCAAAGAGAGAAGTGACAAGAAGATTCATGAGAATAATTTCTTTTATTTTTCGTCCATAGCAGATTCGTCCTAAAAAAACAGCGGTAATGGGCGTCCAGGCCATCCAATTGGCAAAATAGTAAATGGTCCAGCTTTTAGACCACGGGTCGTTTGCAGCTGCACCTGTAAACAAAGAACCTTTAAAAAATGTAGTGATAAAATCTCCGAGGCTTTCAGTTGCAAAGCTAAAAATAAATGTACTCCCTCCAAAAAGTAAAATAAGCGCTAAGATAATAAAAAAGATGTAAACATTAATATTTGAAAGATATTTAATACCTTTATTAATCCCGGAAACGGCACTTGTAAAAGTTATACAACTGATAATAGCAATAATAATTCCCCAGACAAAAATATTTGAATCGACCCCGAAAGCTTTACTGATCCCGCCATTGATGCTCAAAACTGCAGTGTATAGGGATGCCGCTAAACCAGAAACTAAAGAGAATACACAGATAAAATCAATAATATTTCCAGTTGAGTTCTGATGTTTTTCTGGAATAATCGGTGAAATAACTGATCCCAAAGAAAATGGTTTTTTCATATTATAATAAACAAAGGCAAAAACAACTGTCATAAGAGTATAGAGGCCATATGGAAGCAGTGTCCAGTGACGAAAAATTGCAGACATTGCAAAAAGTGCTGAATCAGGAGACAGGGCTTCAATACCAGAAGACGCTGGAGGATACAGCATGTGCTGAACGGGTTCGGCAGCCCCCCAAAAAACAATGCCCGAGCCTACTGTAGTGCATAGCGTGATTGAAAACCAGTTCCAAATCGAAAGGGTGGGTTTTGCCGCTTTGCCACCAATGACAATATGGCCAAGCG
The DNA window shown above is from Eubacterium limosum and carries:
- a CDS encoding GntR family transcriptional regulator, giving the protein MKEYENIVEDIKNKIINNKLVAGDKLPSIKEMTKIYNVSSITVRNSLSILSNEGYIETRERSGCYVKESENDLFHMFFNEITNIKETILDTKILSISQIFDFNGLEEFDSQSSEQIQTIKIRRTFNSYLDAPVSYDIKYLLHHFSGDTKKMFYYDNLRRIDYFLEKEINKTLEVRMIRPTQDIINALSISESTPVFYFKQKYYDKYDQLVAVGQTYTIADSIQVVATSRNGV
- a CDS encoding BCCT family transporter, translated to MKNKKINSIVFLPAIILFCSCIFLAFYDNDVFVMLTSNFYAWILDQFGWLFILTTLVVFIVCVALYFSPLGHIVIGGKAAKPTLSIWNWFSITLCTTVGSGIVFWGAAEPVQHMLYPPASSGIEALSPDSALFAMSAIFRHWTLLPYGLYTLMTVVFAFVYYNMKKPFSLGSVISPIIPEKHQNSTGNIIDFICVFSLVSGLAASLYTAVLSINGGISKAFGVDSNIFVWGIIIAIISCITFTSAVSGINKGIKYLSNINVYIFFIILALILLFGGSTFIFSFATESLGDFITTFFKGSLFTGAAANDPWSKSWTIYYFANWMAWTPITAVFLGRICYGRKIKEIILMNLLVTSLFGIIWFTIISGATINSLMNNPSSGLIEAFNTGYENVIYQLFNNLHLEAFLIPIYLIAVLISLVTASDSTTLAISSLCSKGISPESPEPPKFLIMIWVVVVGIVTWIMMSVSEGITGIKMLSNIGGLPAMFLIILVIICAVRIAIDPQKYNHIDHD